From Halobacillus sp. Marseille-Q1614, the proteins below share one genomic window:
- a CDS encoding cytochrome c oxidase subunit 2A, translating to MSKKSDPNLKGTLYSVLFIGAIIVIMWASIFWLYMERV from the coding sequence ATGAGTAAAAAGTCTGATCCTAACTTAAAGGGGACATTATATAGCGTGCTTTTTATTGGCGCGATTATTGTCATAATGTGGGCGAGTATTTTCTGGCTGTACATGGAGAGAGTCTAA
- a CDS encoding cytochrome c oxidase subunit II: MELHKYEKIWLAFGVFALIIFLSVVGVSAFQQGHTPSGGHHTIDPDKVNETAPFNDPGVHQKEDGSYEVVMIAMAFGYKPGKVTVPAGEEITFTVTSEDVVHSFSIVDTNVNMMVVPGQVNHKTYTFKEPGSYLVICNEYCGNGHHFMSTEIEVVD, from the coding sequence ATGGAGCTACATAAATATGAAAAAATATGGCTGGCTTTCGGCGTGTTTGCACTCATTATATTTTTATCTGTAGTAGGAGTCAGTGCTTTTCAGCAAGGCCATACTCCTTCAGGAGGCCATCATACAATAGATCCTGACAAAGTAAATGAAACGGCTCCTTTTAATGATCCGGGAGTCCACCAAAAAGAAGATGGCAGCTATGAAGTCGTCATGATAGCGATGGCATTCGGTTATAAGCCGGGGAAAGTAACAGTGCCAGCCGGAGAAGAAATAACTTTTACTGTGACTAGTGAAGATGTGGTGCACAGTTTTTCAATTGTGGATACCAACGTGAACATGATGGTCGTGCCGGGTCAGGTGAATCATAAAACCTATACGTTTAAAGAACCCGGATCTTATCTGGTGATCTGTAATGAGTATTGCGGGAATGGGCACCATTTTATGAGTACGGAAATCGAGGTGGTTGACTGA
- a CDS encoding b(o/a)3-type cytochrome-c oxidase subunit 1: MENVIIAKADRKLSLANLGFAYSAFIIGTLCGLLQVFIRNDALRLPPWLDYYQVLTAHGVLLALVFTTFFIFSFFHSGMSRTLGSFGPRVRLWNWIGFWVTSAGTILATVMIITGQASVLYTFYAPLMAHGLFYVGLALFVVGTWIQGFALIGHYRVWRKANKGSLSPLFAFMTIATIILWIIACLGVVVTVLFQFIPWAFGWVDGINVELSRSLFWYFGHPLVYFWLLPAYIAWYVIVPKLIGGRVFSDSLARLSFILFILFSIPVGFHHQLTEPGIASFWKFLQTVLTFMVIIPSLMTAFSMFATFELRGRELGGTGLFGWVRKLPWKDVRFTSIFIAMAFFIPGGAGGIINASFQLNEVIHNTLWVVGHFHITVGTPVAMTFFGLTFWLVPYLSGRTFTKPLQKLAFLQVATWSVGMLLMSTAQHLLGLLGAPRRTAYTGYNHEAAQGWFEGLLSNHVTMAIGGSILFLSAFLLVFIVIQLWWFAPKASQETAMEFPIAYSETKRTPKVLENWKIWIGVAVILIAVAYTVPLAEMIQHAPNGSQGFKTW; encoded by the coding sequence ATGGAAAATGTAATAATCGCCAAAGCTGATCGAAAGCTTTCGTTAGCCAATTTAGGGTTCGCTTATTCAGCATTTATTATTGGAACGCTTTGTGGGCTGCTGCAGGTTTTCATAAGAAATGATGCCCTCAGGCTGCCGCCGTGGCTTGATTATTATCAGGTGCTCACAGCTCACGGGGTGCTGCTTGCTCTCGTATTCACAACGTTTTTTATCTTTTCCTTTTTTCACTCCGGTATGAGCCGAACGCTTGGTTCATTTGGTCCAAGAGTTAGGCTGTGGAACTGGATCGGGTTTTGGGTAACGTCAGCGGGAACAATCCTTGCGACAGTAATGATCATTACCGGTCAGGCATCTGTTTTATATACATTTTACGCGCCGCTAATGGCTCACGGCTTATTCTATGTAGGTCTTGCGCTGTTTGTAGTAGGTACCTGGATTCAAGGTTTTGCCCTTATCGGTCATTACCGTGTGTGGAGAAAAGCGAATAAGGGTTCACTTAGTCCTCTTTTTGCTTTTATGACGATTGCTACGATCATCTTGTGGATCATTGCCTGTTTAGGAGTAGTAGTCACTGTTCTATTTCAGTTTATTCCATGGGCATTTGGCTGGGTGGATGGAATTAATGTAGAGCTTAGCCGTTCTTTGTTTTGGTATTTTGGCCATCCGCTTGTTTATTTCTGGCTGCTCCCTGCTTATATTGCATGGTATGTCATCGTTCCAAAACTTATCGGCGGCCGGGTATTCAGTGACTCATTAGCCCGTCTCTCCTTTATATTGTTCATTCTTTTTTCAATACCTGTCGGGTTTCATCACCAGTTAACAGAACCGGGAATCGCAAGCTTTTGGAAGTTCCTTCAGACTGTTCTTACATTTATGGTTATCATTCCATCTCTAATGACAGCTTTCTCGATGTTCGCTACGTTTGAACTCAGAGGGAGAGAACTTGGGGGAACGGGGTTATTCGGCTGGGTTCGGAAGCTTCCTTGGAAAGACGTGCGCTTCACCTCCATCTTTATAGCGATGGCTTTCTTTATTCCAGGAGGCGCGGGCGGTATTATTAATGCCAGTTTTCAGCTGAATGAAGTCATTCATAACACCTTATGGGTCGTCGGGCATTTCCATATTACCGTAGGAACTCCTGTCGCGATGACATTTTTCGGCTTAACCTTCTGGCTTGTTCCTTATTTAAGCGGCCGAACGTTCACTAAGCCTTTGCAGAAGCTGGCCTTTTTACAAGTGGCTACATGGTCTGTCGGCATGCTGCTGATGAGTACTGCCCAGCACCTTCTTGGACTCCTCGGAGCTCCGCGCAGAACCGCTTATACCGGATATAACCATGAAGCCGCTCAAGGCTGGTTTGAAGGTTTACTGAGCAACCATGTCACAATGGCAATTGGGGGATCAATCCTTTTTCTATCTGCGTTTCTGCTCGTGTTTATCGTGATTCAGCTCTGGTGGTTTGCTCCTAAAGCAAGCCAGGAAACGGCGATGGAGTTTCCGATTGCTTACAGCGAGACAAAGCGGACACCGAAGGTTTTAGAGAACTGGAAGATTTGGATAGGAGTTGCGGTTATTCTCATTGCCGTTGCCTATACGGTTCCTCTGGCTGAAATGATTCAGCATGCACCTAATGGGTCTCAAGGCTTCAAAACATGGTAA
- a CDS encoding CapA family protein, with amino-acid sequence MKKALLVIFCLLLTACVDKTLQPQPHSLSLSTPSLKEKEFKSKISISAIGDLLIHDRVYENAKTKDGYNFMPMMQEVQPYLEDTTITIANQETMIGGKEIGLSSYPSFNSPKEFGTQLKSLGVDVVTLANNHTLDRGEKAIQEALQHWKSIGMVYTGAYKNKKDRNRVRVIETKEGIDTAILSFTYGTNGIPVPEDKPYLVNLIDKKQIAKDVKQAEKVSDLTVLSLHFGKEYETYPSDYQKDLVQFAANLGVDVVIGHHPHVLQPIEWVEGKENHRMLAIYSLGNFFSGQNEHNKRIGGIMKFDVVKDSEETTIENPRFVLTYVTSKDDQAYKVVPLHKISNELLPNKEEVITDTQSHLSQWFPELTFIEN; translated from the coding sequence TTGAAGAAAGCATTATTGGTCATTTTTTGTCTGTTATTAACGGCTTGTGTCGATAAAACTCTCCAGCCGCAGCCTCACTCCCTTTCCCTTTCAACTCCCTCTTTAAAGGAAAAAGAATTTAAAAGTAAGATCAGTATTTCGGCTATAGGCGACCTGCTGATTCATGATCGGGTTTATGAAAATGCTAAAACAAAAGACGGCTATAATTTTATGCCGATGATGCAGGAAGTGCAGCCTTACTTAGAAGACACCACAATTACAATAGCCAATCAGGAAACAATGATTGGCGGTAAGGAAATTGGGTTATCAAGCTATCCCAGCTTTAACAGCCCAAAGGAATTCGGTACACAGCTGAAGTCTCTAGGCGTTGATGTTGTAACTCTTGCTAATAACCATACGCTGGACCGTGGAGAAAAAGCGATCCAGGAAGCCTTACAACACTGGAAATCCATAGGAATGGTATATACGGGAGCCTATAAGAATAAAAAAGACCGAAACAGAGTGAGAGTTATCGAGACGAAAGAAGGAATCGACACAGCAATATTAAGTTTCACTTACGGAACCAATGGGATTCCTGTACCGGAGGATAAACCTTATCTTGTGAACTTAATTGACAAAAAACAAATCGCAAAAGATGTTAAGCAAGCAGAAAAAGTAAGTGATCTCACGGTTCTAAGCCTTCACTTCGGCAAAGAATACGAAACCTACCCAAGCGATTACCAGAAAGATCTGGTTCAGTTTGCAGCAAACTTAGGAGTAGATGTCGTAATCGGCCATCACCCGCATGTTTTACAGCCAATTGAATGGGTGGAAGGAAAAGAAAATCATCGAATGCTGGCTATTTATTCCCTGGGAAATTTTTTCTCGGGGCAAAATGAACATAATAAAAGAATAGGCGGTATTATGAAATTCGATGTAGTAAAAGATTCGGAAGAAACAACCATCGAAAACCCACGATTCGTTTTAACTTATGTAACTTCCAAAGACGATCAGGCATATAAGGTCGTTCCTTTGCACAAGATTTCTAATGAGCTCCTCCCTAATAAAGAAGAAGTAATCACTGATACGCAGTCCCACCTTTCCCAGTGGTTCCCCGAACTTACTTTTATAGAAAACTAA
- a CDS encoding biotin transporter BioY, giving the protein MESQKLRFIVNSAVFTAVTAVLAQIEIPLPLVPISGQTLAVGLAATILGSRQSSAAMIGYALIGAIGLPVFAGFSGGFQVLAGPTGGYIIGFIAAAYITGLILEKTRFTIPAAFIANTAGMGVTLLFGTVWLKLLLDLNLNQALASGVYPFLAVGFIKAFLASWIGITVRRRLIQASLLKNNNSKLLDQPLHLLI; this is encoded by the coding sequence ATGGAAAGTCAAAAACTTAGATTCATAGTTAACAGCGCTGTGTTTACAGCTGTTACTGCTGTGCTCGCTCAAATTGAAATTCCACTCCCCCTTGTTCCTATCAGCGGACAAACATTGGCTGTAGGACTAGCCGCAACTATTTTAGGAAGCCGGCAAAGTTCTGCAGCGATGATCGGGTATGCATTAATTGGCGCAATTGGCTTACCTGTATTTGCTGGATTCAGCGGAGGATTTCAAGTGCTGGCTGGTCCTACCGGAGGTTACATTATAGGATTTATTGCTGCGGCTTACATAACAGGACTTATTTTAGAGAAAACACGATTTACGATTCCCGCCGCTTTCATTGCAAATACTGCAGGAATGGGTGTAACCCTGTTATTTGGAACGGTATGGTTAAAACTCCTTCTTGATCTCAACTTGAACCAGGCCTTGGCTTCCGGCGTCTACCCTTTTCTTGCCGTTGGGTTTATCAAAGCATTTCTGGCAAGCTGGATTGGTATCACTGTCAGGAGACGGCTTATTCAGGCCAGCTTATTAAAAAACAACAATTCTAAGCTGCTTGACCAACCTCTGCACCTTCTAATATGA
- a CDS encoding sulfite exporter TauE/SafE family protein, with protein sequence MELGLIITIFLIGFAGSYVSGMLGIGGSIIKYPMLLYIPSLVGFTAFTAHEVSGISAVQVFFATIGGVWAYRKGGYLNKQLIIYMGVSILIGSFAGGYGSRFMPEASINIVYGFLALIAAVMMFVPKKGIDDIPFDQVTFPKWLAAGLALIVGIGAGIVGAAGAFLLVPIMLVVLKIPTRMTIASSLAITLISSIGATIGKITTGQVDYTAAVIMIIASLIAAPLGAKAGKVMNTKVLQTILAVLILGTTIKIWWDIF encoded by the coding sequence ATGGAATTAGGATTAATAATTACAATATTTCTTATTGGCTTTGCAGGTTCGTATGTTTCAGGGATGTTGGGGATCGGTGGTTCTATCATTAAATACCCAATGCTTCTATATATCCCTTCTCTTGTAGGATTCACTGCCTTTACAGCTCATGAAGTTTCAGGAATCAGCGCTGTTCAGGTTTTCTTCGCAACTATTGGAGGGGTATGGGCTTATCGCAAGGGCGGCTACCTAAATAAACAATTAATAATCTATATGGGAGTGAGTATTTTAATAGGGAGCTTTGCCGGGGGTTACGGATCACGATTCATGCCGGAAGCAAGCATTAACATTGTATACGGCTTCCTTGCACTGATTGCGGCTGTTATGATGTTCGTTCCTAAAAAGGGAATTGACGATATTCCGTTTGATCAGGTAACTTTCCCTAAATGGTTAGCAGCCGGTCTCGCTCTGATTGTTGGGATAGGAGCAGGAATTGTCGGTGCAGCGGGGGCTTTCTTATTAGTTCCCATCATGCTTGTTGTCTTAAAGATTCCTACAAGGATGACGATCGCGTCCTCACTGGCTATCACCTTAATTTCATCAATTGGGGCGACCATAGGAAAAATAACAACAGGCCAAGTTGATTATACGGCGGCTGTCATCATGATCATTGCCAGCCTGATCGCTGCCCCTCTTGGAGCAAAAGCAGGAAAAGTAATGAATACAAAAGTTCTTCAGACGATTCTGGCCGTATTGATCTTAGGCACTACAATTAAAATCTGGTGGGATATCTTTTAA
- a CDS encoding sulfurtransferase TusA family protein — protein sequence MNSTKVLDAKGLACPMPIVKTKKAMKELETGHILEIHATDKGAKGDLTAWAKSGGHELLQSEEEADVLKFWIKKG from the coding sequence ATGAATTCAACAAAAGTACTAGATGCCAAAGGATTAGCTTGTCCAATGCCTATCGTCAAAACTAAAAAAGCAATGAAAGAACTTGAAACTGGACATATTCTTGAAATTCATGCAACAGATAAAGGCGCTAAGGGAGATCTGACAGCTTGGGCCAAATCTGGAGGTCATGAGCTTCTGCAGAGCGAAGAAGAAGCTGATGTACTCAAGTTTTGGATTAAGAAAGGGTAA
- a CDS encoding MBL fold metallo-hydrolase, producing the protein MSIKPMTAQEVTKKIFNKEPLFILDVRNKDAHEDWKIEGENFSYLNIPYFDLLDGVEDIMEKLPKDQEVMVVCAKEGSSVMVADMLSEEGMDVSYLSGGMKAWSEYLEPVKVGSLSNGGELYQFVRIGKGCLSYMVISDGEAAIIDATRMTDVYTEFAKDKGATITNVFDTHLHADHISGGRSIAEQTGADYWLPPEDAEEVTFSYKDLKDKEVVKVGSTEIAIHALYSPGHTKGSTSFVIDDQYLLTGDILFVDSIGRPDLAGKAEDWVQDLRDTLYTRYKELSKDLIVLPAHFMIIEELNDDGTVAEKLGTLFEKNHGLNITDDNEFRDMVTNNLPPQPNAYQQIRETNMGKITPETEEQREMEIGPNRCAVR; encoded by the coding sequence ATGTCAATAAAACCAATGACAGCTCAAGAAGTTACTAAAAAAATCTTTAATAAAGAGCCACTTTTTATTTTAGACGTTCGAAATAAAGACGCCCATGAAGACTGGAAAATCGAAGGTGAAAACTTCTCATACCTTAACATTCCTTATTTTGATCTCCTTGATGGCGTAGAAGATATTATGGAAAAACTGCCGAAGGATCAGGAAGTTATGGTGGTCTGTGCAAAGGAAGGTTCTTCCGTAATGGTTGCCGACATGCTTTCTGAAGAAGGAATGGACGTCTCTTATCTAAGTGGAGGTATGAAAGCTTGGAGCGAGTATCTTGAACCTGTAAAAGTCGGAAGCTTATCTAATGGTGGAGAACTTTATCAGTTCGTCCGCATCGGAAAAGGCTGCCTGTCTTACATGGTAATATCTGACGGGGAAGCAGCCATTATTGATGCTACTCGTATGACTGATGTTTATACAGAATTCGCCAAAGACAAAGGTGCAACTATCACGAATGTATTTGATACTCACCTGCACGCCGATCACATTTCCGGCGGACGTTCAATTGCTGAGCAGACAGGAGCCGATTACTGGCTGCCTCCTGAAGATGCAGAAGAAGTAACCTTCTCTTATAAAGATCTTAAAGACAAAGAAGTTGTTAAGGTTGGAAGCACAGAAATAGCCATTCATGCTTTATACTCGCCAGGACATACGAAAGGATCCACATCCTTTGTCATTGATGATCAATACTTGCTGACAGGTGATATTCTATTCGTGGATTCGATCGGCCGACCAGATTTGGCCGGTAAAGCAGAAGACTGGGTACAAGATCTGCGTGACACTTTATACACTCGCTATAAAGAACTTTCTAAAGACCTGATTGTACTCCCAGCACACTTTATGATTATCGAAGAGCTTAATGATGATGGGACCGTAGCAGAAAAGCTGGGCACACTGTTTGAGAAAAACCACGGACTGAACATCACAGATGATAACGAATTTAGAGACATGGTAACAAACAATCTGCCGCCTCAGCCAAATGCTTACCAGCAAATCAGAGAGACAAATATGGGTAAAATTACACCCGAAACAGAAGAACAGCGTGAAATGGAAATTGGTCCTAACCGCTGTGCCGTGAGATAA
- a CDS encoding sulfurtransferase TusA family protein produces the protein MAIKTDQLLDAKGLACPMPIVKTKKALKDLNPGQVIEVQATDKGSTADIKAWSEKTGHHYLGTQEEDGVLYHYIRKSSDEEAQEKQHPHVVDNETLTSLPEDSIVLDVRESAEYAFGHIPGAASIPLGELDSRMGELDKEKNIYVVCRTGNRSDMAAQKLSAQGFEKVYNVVPGMSEWSGDTKKES, from the coding sequence ATGGCTATTAAAACGGATCAACTGTTAGACGCTAAAGGCTTGGCTTGCCCAATGCCGATTGTAAAGACAAAAAAGGCACTTAAGGACCTCAATCCAGGCCAGGTAATCGAAGTTCAGGCGACTGACAAAGGGTCAACCGCTGATATTAAAGCATGGTCTGAAAAAACAGGTCATCACTATCTAGGAACCCAAGAAGAAGACGGAGTTCTCTATCACTATATCCGCAAATCCAGTGACGAAGAAGCTCAGGAAAAACAGCACCCGCACGTAGTCGATAACGAAACTCTTACATCGTTACCTGAAGACTCTATTGTATTAGATGTGCGTGAATCAGCAGAATATGCATTTGGCCATATTCCAGGAGCTGCTTCTATTCCCCTTGGTGAACTGGACAGCCGTATGGGAGAACTGGACAAAGAGAAGAACATTTACGTGGTTTGCCGAACAGGGAACCGCAGCGATATGGCTGCTCAGAAACTGTCTGCACAAGGGTTTGAAAAAGTTTATAACGTAGTACCTGGCATGAGTGAATGGTCAGGAGATACGAAAAAAGAAAGCTAA
- a CDS encoding rhodanese-like domain-containing protein, with translation MKTISPKEVEKKHENLNIIDVRETAEVAEGKIPGALNIPLGLLEFKKNELDASKEYVMVCRSGGRSGQATQFLESQGYKVINMDGGMMNYEGKTI, from the coding sequence TTGAAAACAATTTCACCCAAAGAAGTTGAAAAAAAACATGAGAATTTAAATATTATCGATGTTAGAGAAACAGCAGAAGTTGCCGAAGGGAAAATCCCAGGAGCGTTAAATATACCTCTAGGTCTATTGGAATTTAAAAAGAATGAACTTGATGCATCTAAGGAATATGTGATGGTCTGCCGTTCCGGCGGAAGAAGCGGTCAGGCGACTCAATTTTTAGAATCACAAGGCTATAAAGTTATCAACATGGACGGCGGTATGATGAATTATGAAGGAAAAACAATATAA
- a CDS encoding DsrE/DsrF/DrsH-like family protein translates to MSETKKTNIILFSGDYDKAMAAYIIANGAAAYDHEVTIFHTFWGLNALRKDGHVNVKKNFLEKMFGKMMPRGADKMGLSKMNYAGFGPKMIKNVMKKHNAMPLPDLIEMAQEQDVNLVACTMTMDLLGLHKDELLEEIEYAGVAAYLGEAEDGQVNLFI, encoded by the coding sequence ATGTCAGAAACAAAGAAAACTAATATTATTCTATTTAGCGGCGACTACGATAAAGCAATGGCGGCTTATATCATTGCAAACGGAGCTGCTGCTTACGACCATGAAGTAACGATTTTCCACACATTCTGGGGGCTTAATGCCCTACGTAAAGACGGCCACGTAAATGTTAAGAAAAACTTCCTCGAAAAAATGTTTGGCAAAATGATGCCTCGAGGAGCAGACAAAATGGGCCTATCTAAAATGAACTATGCCGGATTTGGGCCGAAAATGATTAAAAATGTAATGAAGAAGCATAATGCGATGCCGCTTCCTGATCTAATTGAAATGGCTCAAGAACAAGATGTAAACCTTGTTGCATGTACCATGACTATGGATTTGCTAGGCCTTCATAAAGATGAGCTTCTTGAAGAAATTGAGTATGCAGGGGTAGCCGCCTACTTAGGCGAAGCTGAAGACGGTCAAGTTAACCTGTTTATCTAA
- a CDS encoding metal-sensitive transcriptional regulator produces the protein MEYNKAVQNRVKRMEGQLRGILKMMEEGKDCKEVIAQLSAARSGLDRTIGLVVSANLAECIQDAKDDETREESINEAVQLLVKSR, from the coding sequence ATGGAATACAATAAAGCTGTTCAAAACAGAGTGAAGCGTATGGAAGGTCAGCTCCGCGGTATTCTTAAAATGATGGAAGAAGGCAAAGACTGTAAAGAAGTCATTGCTCAGCTGTCTGCCGCAAGAAGCGGGCTTGATCGCACCATCGGTTTAGTCGTCAGTGCAAACCTTGCCGAGTGTATTCAAGATGCCAAAGACGATGAAACAAGAGAAGAATCTATTAATGAAGCTGTTCAACTGCTTGTTAAAAGCAGATAA
- a CDS encoding DUF302 domain-containing protein, which yields MFDYTVETTRGMDEAVDHLTEVLKEEQFGVLWTFDIKDKLQEKGLDFNQEYRVLEVCNPKEAQKVLSENQMAGYFLPCKIVVYEDEGNTKIGMPKPTSLISMVNDDKLKTIAKDIEERLMACMDKAV from the coding sequence ATGTTTGATTATACTGTTGAAACAACGAGAGGCATGGATGAAGCGGTTGACCACCTGACCGAAGTCTTGAAAGAAGAGCAATTCGGTGTACTTTGGACGTTTGATATTAAAGACAAACTTCAGGAAAAAGGGCTCGACTTTAATCAGGAATATAGAGTGCTCGAAGTCTGCAACCCAAAAGAAGCCCAAAAAGTACTGTCAGAGAATCAAATGGCCGGATATTTTCTTCCATGTAAGATAGTAGTGTACGAAGATGAGGGAAACACAAAGATCGGAATGCCCAAACCCACTTCATTAATCAGTATGGTAAATGATGATAAGCTGAAAACGATCGCGAAGGATATTGAAGAAAGACTAATGGCATGCATGGATAAAGCTGTTTAA
- a CDS encoding Cof-type HAD-IIB family hydrolase, whose amino-acid sequence MEKEIKLIALDMDGTLLNSDELVSEATRKAIQKAKDRGIHVVISTGRSLDRCRDIAESLGRSSYIVTINGGEIYNEKFELVDQTLLEPKLVERLWELREKHDVHFWSSAVQGQFNTHSPFDKEISEYEWLKFGFDIEDDEVREVILDELNANEHLEVTNSSPTNIEVNPAGVNKAAALLKVCERLNIKMENVMAVGDSLNDLAMIREAGLGVAMGNAQEDVKKEAAWVTSANDEDGVAEAIERVLTARQ is encoded by the coding sequence ATGGAAAAAGAAATCAAACTAATTGCTTTAGATATGGATGGAACCCTTTTGAACTCAGATGAACTTGTTTCTGAAGCCACGAGAAAAGCTATCCAAAAAGCAAAGGACCGAGGAATTCATGTGGTAATCAGTACGGGACGTTCCTTAGATCGATGCAGAGACATTGCTGAATCGTTAGGTCGCTCTTCTTATATAGTAACGATCAATGGAGGAGAAATTTATAACGAAAAATTCGAGCTTGTAGATCAAACTCTGCTTGAACCTAAGCTTGTCGAGCGCCTATGGGAGCTGAGAGAGAAGCATGACGTTCATTTCTGGTCTTCCGCAGTACAAGGCCAATTCAACACTCACAGCCCTTTTGATAAAGAGATCAGCGAATATGAATGGCTTAAATTCGGATTTGATATTGAAGATGATGAAGTACGTGAGGTTATCCTTGATGAACTGAACGCTAATGAACACCTGGAGGTTACCAACTCCAGTCCGACAAATATTGAAGTCAATCCAGCCGGGGTAAATAAAGCGGCTGCGCTGCTGAAGGTCTGCGAGCGGCTCAATATTAAAATGGAAAACGTTATGGCGGTTGGCGACAGCCTAAATGACTTAGCGATGATTAGAGAAGCTGGATTAGGTGTAGCGATGGGAAATGCCCAGGAAGATGTAAAAAAAGAAGCGGCCTGGGTCACTTCAGCTAATGATGAAGACGGAGTAGCGGAAGCTATTGAGCGTGTATTAACTGCCCGGCAGTAA
- a CDS encoding thiolase family protein produces MNEVVIVEAVRTPVGKRKGLLSEIRPDELLAKVFREVTDRVNLDAQEIDDVIAGCVSQVGEQAGDVARIAALMAGFPIEVPGVTIDRQCGSSLQAVHFASQAIACGDMDVVVAGGVESMSRVPMFSNMKGVEYSAKLTDRFEMINQGLSAERIADQAGFSRLELDKFSVRSHEKAFRAMEEQRFEREILPVETQDRQGMPFMMKEDQGPRRGTSVETLAELEPAFEEHGKITAGNASQISDGASAVLLMSRKKAEELGLKPRCRITARSVVGSDPTLMLTGPVPATHKVLKKAGLQLNDIDLFEVNEAFASVPLHWVKETGADESRLNVNGGAIALGHPLGATGTKLLTTLVHELERSRGRYGLLAICEGLGMANAAIIERIGE; encoded by the coding sequence GTGAATGAGGTTGTCATCGTAGAAGCTGTCCGTACACCGGTGGGTAAAAGAAAAGGTCTCCTAAGTGAGATAAGGCCTGATGAACTGTTAGCCAAAGTTTTTCGGGAAGTGACTGACCGTGTGAATTTGGATGCTCAGGAGATAGATGATGTGATAGCTGGCTGTGTGTCGCAAGTCGGCGAGCAGGCAGGGGATGTAGCAAGGATCGCTGCCTTAATGGCTGGCTTTCCCATAGAGGTGCCTGGAGTAACGATTGATAGGCAGTGCGGCTCAAGCCTGCAGGCAGTCCATTTCGCTTCACAGGCGATTGCCTGTGGCGATATGGATGTCGTGGTGGCCGGCGGCGTTGAAAGTATGTCCAGGGTGCCCATGTTTTCAAATATGAAAGGCGTGGAGTACAGCGCTAAACTGACAGATCGTTTTGAAATGATCAATCAGGGGCTCTCTGCTGAAAGAATTGCTGATCAAGCGGGTTTTTCAAGGCTTGAACTGGATAAGTTCTCCGTACGCAGCCATGAGAAGGCTTTTCGGGCAATGGAAGAACAGCGTTTTGAACGGGAAATTCTGCCTGTTGAGACGCAGGACAGACAAGGGATGCCTTTTATGATGAAGGAAGATCAAGGGCCAAGACGAGGAACATCTGTTGAAACTTTAGCTGAATTAGAGCCGGCATTTGAAGAACACGGAAAAATTACAGCAGGGAATGCGAGCCAAATTAGTGACGGGGCTTCTGCCGTGCTGTTAATGTCGCGGAAAAAAGCGGAAGAGCTTGGCTTAAAACCGCGCTGCAGAATTACAGCTCGTTCAGTAGTAGGTTCAGATCCGACCCTGATGCTGACAGGCCCAGTGCCGGCGACTCATAAAGTATTGAAAAAGGCAGGGCTTCAACTCAATGATATTGATTTATTTGAGGTAAATGAAGCTTTTGCTTCTGTGCCGTTACACTGGGTGAAAGAAACAGGAGCAGATGAAAGCAGGCTGAATGTTAATGGCGGAGCTATAGCTCTTGGACACCCGCTTGGTGCTACAGGAACAAAGCTGCTGACAACGTTAGTTCATGAATTAGAACGCTCACGGGGCAGATACGGACTTTTAGCGATATGTGAAGGTTTGGGAATGGCCAATGCAGCCATTATAGAGAGAATCGGTGAGTAG